One genomic window of Coregonus clupeaformis isolate EN_2021a chromosome 12, ASM2061545v1, whole genome shotgun sequence includes the following:
- the LOC121577601 gene encoding protein kinase C delta type has translation MAPFLRITFNSYDLGVLSPLAPSETPFCAIKMKEALTTERGKMLVQKKPTMFPAWKASFDAHIYEGRVLQVLLMKTAEEPLAEVTVGVSVLAERCKKANGRAEFWVDLQPSGKVMMAVQYFLEGATDTEGKPTKEEEGGPTINRRRGAIKQAKIHEVKCHEFIATFFRQPTFCSVCREFVWGLNKQGYKCRQCNAAIHKKCIDKIIGRCTGTAANSRDTVFHKERFKIDMPHRFKNHNYMSPTFCDHCGSLLWGLVKQGLKCEDCAMNVHHKCQDKVANLCGINQKLLAEALTQVSQKSSTRRLDPTLPDPDIGVYEEVNRNSTSGLDVNDGPPYGRLWEGSSPRPPSRLTHLTLINVDNFVFHKVLGKGSFGKVLLAELKGQGEWFAVKALKKDVVLMDDDVECTMVEKRVLALAWDNPFLTHLYSTFQSKEHLFFVMEYLNGGDLMFHIQEKGRFDLYRATFYSAEIICGLQFLHSKGIIYRDLKLDNVMLDHSGHVKIADFGMCKENVFGESMATTFCGTPDYIAPEILLGQKYSFSVDWWSFGVLLYEMLIGQSPFHGDDEDELFESIRTDTPHYPRWITKEAKDLMEKLFERNSTRRLGIVDNIRVHPFFKTISWPALERREVEPPFKPKVKAPNDCSNFDREFLSEKPCLSHGDKNFMDSMDQSAFAGFSFINPEMEHLLEK, from the exons ATGGCGCCCTTCTTGCGGATCACCTTCAACTCCTACGACCTGGGTGTTCTGTCCCCCCTGGCCCCTTCTGAAACCCCCTTCTGTGCCATCAAGATGAAGGAGGCCCTCACCACCG agCGTGGTAAGATGCTGGTTCAGAAGAAGCCCACCATGTTCCCAGCCTGGAAGGCCAGCTTCGACGCTCACATCTACGAGGGGCGTGTCCTGCAGGTGCTGCTGATGAAGACCGCCGAGGAGCCATTGGCCGAAGTCACAGTGGGCGTGTCTGTCCTTGCCGAGCGCTGCAAAAAGGCCAACGGCCGCGCTGAATTCTGG gtggaCCTGCAGCCCTCAGGGAAGGTGATGATGGCAGTGCAGTACTTCTTGGAGGGAGCAACTGATACAG AGGGCAAGCCCacgaaggaggaggaagggggtcCCACCATAAACCGCAGACGAGGAGCCATCAAACAGGCCAAGATCCACGAGGTCAAATGTCACGAGTTCATCGCCACCTTCTTCAGACAGCCCACCTTCTGCTCCGTCTGCAGAGAGTTTGTCTG GGGGCTCAACAAGCAAGGGTACAAGTGCAGAC AATGCAATGCAGCTATTCACAAGAAATGCATCGACAAGATCATCGGCAGGTGTACGGGCACGGCAGCCAACAGCCGGGACACTGTG TTCCATAAGGAGCGCTTTAAGATTGACATGCCACACCGCTTCAAGAACCACAACTACATGAGTCCCACCTTCTGTGACCACTGTGGCAGTCTGCTGTGGGGCCTGGTGAAGCAGGGCCTGAAGTGTGAAG ATTGTGCCATGAATGTGCATCATAAGTGTCAGGATAAAGTGGCCAACCTTTGTGGAATCAACCAGAAACTACTGGCTGAAGCACTTACTCAAGTTAGCCAG AAATCCTCCACTCGGCGCTTGGACCCAACCCTACCTGACCCAGATATAGGGGTCTATGAGGAAGTCAATAGGAATTCCACTAGTGGTCTGGATGTCAAtg aCGGCCCCCCTTATGGCAGGCTGTGGGAGGGCTCCAGCCCGCGCCCCCCATCTCGCCTCACCCACCTGACACTCATCAACGTAGACAACTTTGTCTTTCACAAGGTCCTAGGCAAGGGCAGCTTTGGCAAG gTCCTGCTGGCAGAGTTGAAAGGTCAGGGGGAGTGGTTTGCGGTGAAGGCTCTGAAGAAAGACGTAGTGCTGATGGATGATGATGTGGAGTGTACCATGGTGGAGAAGAGAGTCCTGGCCTTGGCCTGGGACAACCCCTTCCTCACACACCTCTACTCTACCTTCCAGTCCAAG GAACACCTGTTCTTTGTCATGGAATATCTGAATGGAGGAGACCTGATGTTCCATATTCAGGAGAAGGGACGCTTTGACCTCTACAGAGCAAC GTTCTACTCTGCTGAGATCATATGTGGCCTTCAGTTTCTGCACTCCAAAGGGATAATTTACAG AGACCTGAAGTTGGACAATGTGATGTTAGATCATAGCGGCCATGTAAAGATAGCAGACTTTGGCATGTGTAAGGAGAATGTGTTTGGAGAGAGCATGGCCACAACCTTCTGTGGGACTCCTGACTACATCGCTCCAGAG ATCCTGCTGGGTCAGAAGTACTCCTTCTCCGTGGACTGGTGGTCGTTCGGGGTGCTGCTGTACGAGATGCTGATTGGTCAGTCACCCTTCCatggtgatgacgaggacgagcTTTTTGAGTCTATCCGCACGGACACGCCACACTACCCTCGCTGGATCACCAAGGAGGCCAAGGACCTGATGGAGAAG CTGTTTGAGAGAAACTCCACTCGCAGGCTAGGCATCGTTGATAACATCCGTGTCCACCCCTTCTTCAAGACCATCAGCTGGCCCGCCCTGGAGAGGCGGGAGGTGGAACCCCCCTTCAAACCCAAAGTG AAAGCCCCCAACGACTGCAGCAACTTTGACCGGGAGTTCCTCAGTGAGAAACCCTGCCTTTCCCATGGTGACAAGAACTTCATGGATTCCATGGACCAATCAGCTTTCGCCGGGTTCTCCTTCATCAACCCAGAGATGGAGCACCTCCTGGAAAAGTGA